Proteins from a genomic interval of Quercus lobata isolate SW786 chromosome 11, ValleyOak3.0 Primary Assembly, whole genome shotgun sequence:
- the LOC115966796 gene encoding zinc finger MYM-type protein 1-like, whose translation MCKDLMNQSQHLQRVVDHFTIEQIANNRLQLKAIIFIVRYLAFPAIAFKGRDESFSSLNCGNFHESLGTVTFCNEKVAEIIEKTPKNATYTSPRIQNEILHVFSAKVKKAIREEIGDAKFCIMVDETRDESMKEQMAVVFRYVDAEGFVKERFFGLIHVVDTAALTLKKEIYSLLSQHCLDIQNIRGQGYDGASNMRGMWNGLQALILNDCPYAYYIHCFAHRLQLTLVKASKQVVPISHFFLTLLFLIKIVNASCKRNEQLKVANANEIACLIDLEELETGSGLNQIGT comes from the coding sequence ATGTGTAAGGATTTGATGAACCAATCGCAGCATTTGCAAAGGGTAGTTGATCATTTCACTATTgaacaaattgcaaataatcGGTTGCAACTGAAGGCCATAATTTTTATTGTCCGATATCTTGCCTTTCCAGCTATAGCTTTTAAAGGTCGAGATGAAAGTTTTAGTTCATTAAATTGTGGGAACTTTCATGAATCATTGGGTACTGTGACTTTTTGTAATGAGAAGGTTgctgaaataatagaaaaaactccaaaaaatgcAACCTACACATCACCTAGGattcaaaatgaaattctaCATGTTTTCTCAGCCAAAGTGAAGAAGGCCATTCGGGAAGAAATTGGTGATGCAAAGTTTTGCATAATGGTTGATGAAACTCGTGATGAGTCCATGAAAGAGCAAATGGCTGTGGTGTTTAGATATGTTGATGCAGAAGGCTTTGTGAAAGAAcgcttttttgggcttattcatGTTGTTGACACTGCAGCTTTGACTCTAAAGAAGGAGATATATTCTTTGTTATCTCAACATTGCttagatatacaaaatattcgaGGGCAAGGATATGATGGAGCAAGCAACATGCGAGGTATGTGGAATGGATTacaagctttgattttgaatgattgcCCATATGCTTACTATATCCATTGTTTTGCACATCGCTTACAATTGACATTAGTAAAAGCATCAAAACAAGTCGTTCCcattagtcatttttttcttacattgcTTTTTCTGATCAAAATTGTTAATGCTTCATGCAAGCGCAACGAGCAATTGAAAGTTGCCAATGCTAATGAAATAGCATGTTTGATTGATCTTGAAGAGCTTGAGACTGGAAGTGGACTTAATCAAATTGGCACTTGA